In a single window of the Flavobacterium ammoniigenes genome:
- a CDS encoding type I restriction-modification system subunit M translates to MAIKKSELYSSLWASCDELRGGMDASQYKDYVLTMLFVNYISDKYAGNPMGLIEIPKGASFDDMVALKGKPDIGDRINKEILRPLFSANGLEGSMELVDFNDDDKLGSGKDKVETLSKLIAIFENPGLNFKNNRAEDDDVLGDAYEFLMRHFATESGKSKGQFYTPAEVSRILSKVISVDKADKPSYTAYDPTCGSGSLLLKVADEAPNGLTLYGQEKDIATKGLAIMNMWLHGYPEASISGGNTISTPSFKENDGTLKRFDFVVANPPFSVKNWVTGINPMDDEFKRFRGFGVPPEKNGDYAFLLHIVASLKSTGKGAVILPHGVLFRGNAEAEIRKNLLQRKWIKGIIGLPANLFYGTGIPACIIVIDKENAEDREGVFMMDASKGYIKDGNKNRLREQDIHKIVDAFNRQWEIDKFCRLVPYSEIEKNEYNLNIPRYIDTQEEEDIQDLNAHLNGGIPQKDIDALQEFWTVYPNLRKDLFSPIREGYAKLNVEKSAIKSTIFEHSDFMQYDTQLNGLFEDFKSVNHSKMNAISFDTKPKDFIKTISEDILERYGNKPLIGQYDIYQHLLDYWNETLKDDVYLIVEDGWVAKIKRILEKNKKGTEVDKGWTCDLIPKELVVNRFLASEYQDLVSIETELESVQAELVSFEEEHAGDEGVLSDATNDKGTITKTTLTAFIKEIKSNPAEKESLSIANDLLKLFNREAELKKDQKDKTTALDNLTLKTFKELTEEDVRTLVVDDKWLASIKASIQTEIEAISQRLTGRVKQLAERYENTLIELDKETKTLEDKVSAHLEKMGLVWS, encoded by the coding sequence ATGGCAATAAAGAAATCAGAATTATACAGCTCCCTATGGGCTAGTTGTGATGAACTAAGAGGCGGAATGGATGCCTCACAATATAAAGATTACGTACTTACAATGCTTTTTGTAAATTACATTTCAGACAAGTATGCTGGTAATCCAATGGGATTAATTGAAATACCAAAAGGGGCATCATTTGATGACATGGTAGCCTTAAAAGGTAAACCAGATATTGGAGACCGAATCAACAAAGAAATTCTTAGACCACTGTTTTCCGCAAATGGATTAGAAGGTTCAATGGAATTGGTCGATTTCAATGATGATGATAAATTAGGAAGTGGTAAAGACAAAGTAGAAACCCTGTCTAAATTGATTGCCATCTTTGAAAACCCAGGACTTAACTTCAAAAATAACCGTGCTGAGGATGATGATGTATTAGGTGATGCTTACGAATTTTTAATGCGTCACTTTGCAACAGAATCTGGAAAAAGCAAAGGTCAATTCTATACGCCAGCCGAGGTGTCTCGAATTTTATCAAAAGTAATAAGTGTTGATAAAGCAGACAAACCTTCTTATACAGCTTATGACCCAACATGTGGGTCGGGGTCACTTTTATTGAAGGTGGCTGATGAAGCTCCAAATGGTTTGACTTTATACGGACAAGAAAAAGATATTGCCACCAAAGGATTAGCTATCATGAATATGTGGTTGCATGGATATCCAGAGGCCTCTATATCTGGAGGGAACACCATCTCAACACCTAGCTTTAAAGAGAATGATGGAACGTTAAAACGATTTGACTTTGTAGTGGCAAACCCTCCATTTTCAGTTAAAAACTGGGTTACTGGTATCAATCCAATGGATGATGAATTTAAACGATTCAGAGGTTTCGGAGTACCACCAGAAAAGAATGGTGACTATGCTTTTTTATTGCACATTGTTGCATCCTTGAAAAGTACAGGTAAAGGAGCTGTGATTCTTCCGCATGGGGTTTTGTTTAGAGGAAATGCAGAAGCAGAAATTCGTAAAAACTTATTGCAACGTAAATGGATAAAAGGAATTATCGGGTTGCCAGCCAACTTGTTCTATGGAACTGGAATCCCAGCATGTATCATTGTAATTGATAAAGAAAATGCAGAAGACCGTGAAGGTGTATTCATGATGGATGCTAGCAAAGGATACATAAAAGATGGTAACAAAAACCGTTTGAGAGAACAGGACATTCACAAAATAGTGGATGCGTTCAATCGCCAATGGGAAATTGATAAATTTTGTCGATTAGTTCCTTACAGTGAGATTGAAAAGAATGAATACAATCTAAATATTCCACGATATATAGATACTCAAGAAGAAGAAGATATTCAAGATTTGAATGCTCACTTAAATGGTGGCATCCCTCAAAAAGATATTGATGCATTGCAAGAATTTTGGACGGTATATCCTAATTTAAGAAAGGATTTGTTTTCACCAATTCGTGAAGGTTATGCTAAATTGAACGTTGAAAAGTCAGCTATAAAAAGCACCATTTTTGAACATTCCGATTTTATGCAATACGATACGCAATTAAATGGTTTGTTTGAAGATTTCAAAAGTGTGAATCATTCTAAAATGAATGCTATCTCATTTGATACCAAACCTAAAGATTTTATTAAAACCATTTCTGAGGACATTTTAGAGCGTTACGGAAATAAACCATTGATTGGTCAATACGACATCTACCAACACTTGTTAGATTACTGGAACGAAACTCTAAAAGATGATGTGTATTTGATTGTTGAGGATGGCTGGGTTGCCAAAATAAAACGCATTTTAGAAAAGAACAAAAAAGGTACTGAAGTTGACAAAGGATGGACGTGTGACCTAATTCCAAAAGAATTGGTTGTCAATAGATTTTTGGCAAGTGAATACCAAGATTTAGTTAGTATCGAAACCGAATTAGAAAGCGTACAAGCTGAACTAGTATCTTTTGAAGAAGAACACGCTGGAGACGAAGGTGTTTTGTCAGATGCAACAAACGACAAAGGAACTATCACCAAAACAACCCTCACAGCTTTTATTAAAGAAATAAAAAGCAATCCAGCCGAAAAAGAATCACTTTCAATAGCGAATGATTTGTTGAAACTTTTCAACCGAGAAGCTGAATTGAAAAAAGACCAAAAAGATAAAACAACTGCTTTAGATAATTTAACGCTTAAAACGTTCAAAGAATTAACAGAAGAAGATGTTAGAACTTTGGTAGTGGATGACAAATGGCTAGCTAGCATAAAAGCCTCTATCCAAACTGAAATAGAAGCGATTTCACAACGTTTAACAGGTAGGGTAAAGCAATTAGCTGAACGCTATGAAAACACCTTAATAGAGCTCGATAAAGAGACAAAAACACTTGAAGATAAAGTTAGTGCTCACCTTGAAAAAATGGGATTGGTATGGAGCTAA
- a CDS encoding AAA domain-containing protein, with protein sequence MEISEKLIKELQNRLKIGNRRGVHLNAIPANSRYKFDFSRLAQIDKNLPKNFVDSLLSEQPLKFKISWKDNVPDLNSLIEEEQSQLVRITKGFENLINQTEAIESEKGINTFGFGFPILVRRDNLDNKITVSPILIWSLRIKRTKEFNTWEIIRTEDDPIYLNEVLVNHLKNDSNIEIEPIPNHILDDGLINKEELIEICTSLIKQINSIVPDDLKEIFKSKIENITSIGDRNKYEKLPLSTTNSFIEFGGLFSIFEVQKQNIIDDYSELMSLENLNLNKVDSYFSSFQPISSIETDPTQQGILNSMQNHKNLLIQGPPGTGKSQTLTALLINALENNRKTIVVCEKRTALEVLHNSLNEKGLSHHCVLIRDIVKDRRFVVDSVRERVDNYPHKVYSNFQSQSELVKLIEKAKSKIALINSQHKFLDGKILGNNNWTHVVGELIKSIKQSSDYQEIKFDLNDFNYTVEELDSLSDLIEKGEGLYNRYKSITTHSFLNPNKLIGDNPYVIEQKINEDFQFYSDSINAIIANIEIVKSEFFRLRRNDLKQQLDDILSFEKEFNQIELELNSIIEENFLVFTESRRTEFEKELSEIESRLKTINTIFSEYTNLNDILDEEKTSKLSFKIFSVFSSHKRKLIANQSELKKEFSRLKIQLLKSKDFKIGNLTNSLIENYKIKDDFEISILQTKQGFIENIQNEFDSFCFSKVYNESCINYLDNISLEVNQNLSLSISSKQTLINLVSELKKFIDLKLSTFKILSDKLNECPDLPFNFKVHDELFKNVNSYNNIFNELESNSDEFVNKLRNEYESKNLLVSEQGDTRIKTLNKLQFEIASLNDKINSDGWAKSKLKYKSHKDFVSAINELLVLKQSYFDSEIDNFSVEFDWFRFYNLLEDKAKKIIDKLLDNSNWKNSFISNYLNGLLIKNANVNLPTSDDDHKELEVILDGIKNEQLKFVNHFWYDKQIEETRSFERKNNGSISVGNLYLKKQGTRNRRLSLRQIVQYDPNLFTSFFPIILTSPDVASNLFKGMNEFFDIVMFDEASQLRLEDNLPAILKGKQIIIAGDEHQMPPSNYFSKVFDGIIDDEDELDEENNLVIDKNNILLSCESLLDFATELNFEKRHLDFHYRSRHPFLIDFSNHAFYNKRLKPLPNNFEYVPIKYIQVNGTFFDHTNDSEAEMVISILDNNINRLPNGKYPTVGIATLNIAQRNLIKSKILERQKFSKYEEFNNKIIELEEQGLFIKNLENIQGDERDVIILSTTYGISKDGKFSQRFGPINHTKGYKLLNVIITRAKFKIYVCTSIPEQVFMDYKSYLLAEGENNKRAVFYSYLAYSKFISEGNIEGRNQVLQSLTDNTPNSSKLDMFIGEDLESPFEEEVYQALVDNFDSASIIPQMKVGGFRIDIVIDTKLTNVPKIAIECDGANYHSSKEAYLYDIHRQKIIEKQGFVFHRIWSTNWWRNQKRETNKLIDFIKEVISKGNDIETDQINLTSNAFTDEIVQVETILSKSIEKSIESNQYIIDSFVDNIDEIEVVSENNKIKVGSIVKLNYINQNKTITINISENESKKNEVINGIQNVFFKSPLAVSLINKLEGEIVKVGNLDNYVEIIEVIKN encoded by the coding sequence ATGGAAATTTCGGAAAAACTAATAAAAGAACTGCAAAATAGACTAAAAATCGGAAACCGAAGAGGTGTCCATTTAAATGCTATTCCAGCAAATTCAAGATATAAATTTGACTTTTCTAGGTTAGCTCAAATCGATAAGAATTTACCGAAAAATTTTGTTGATTCACTTTTAAGTGAGCAACCTTTGAAATTTAAAATAAGCTGGAAGGATAATGTTCCAGATTTAAATTCGCTTATTGAAGAAGAGCAATCTCAACTTGTTAGAATTACAAAAGGATTTGAGAATTTGATTAATCAAACTGAAGCAATTGAATCTGAAAAAGGGATTAATACATTTGGTTTTGGTTTTCCTATTTTGGTTAGACGTGATAATTTAGATAATAAAATAACGGTTTCACCTATATTAATTTGGTCATTACGAATAAAACGAACAAAAGAGTTTAATACTTGGGAAATTATCAGAACAGAGGATGACCCAATCTATTTAAATGAAGTTTTAGTAAATCATTTAAAAAACGATTCTAACATTGAAATTGAGCCGATACCAAATCATATTCTAGATGATGGCTTAATAAATAAGGAAGAATTAATTGAGATATGTACAAGTTTGATTAAACAGATAAATTCGATTGTTCCAGATGACTTAAAAGAAATCTTTAAATCTAAAATTGAAAACATCACTTCTATAGGTGATAGAAATAAATACGAAAAACTTCCTTTAAGCACTACCAATTCATTTATAGAGTTTGGCGGACTTTTTTCGATTTTTGAAGTGCAAAAACAAAATATTATTGATGACTATTCAGAATTAATGAGTTTAGAAAATTTGAATCTTAATAAAGTAGATTCTTATTTTTCATCATTTCAACCAATTTCATCAATTGAGACTGACCCGACACAGCAAGGTATATTAAATTCCATGCAAAATCATAAAAACTTATTGATACAAGGACCTCCAGGGACAGGTAAGAGTCAAACCTTAACAGCACTTTTAATCAATGCATTGGAGAATAATCGTAAAACAATTGTTGTTTGTGAAAAAAGGACTGCTTTGGAAGTTTTGCATAATTCTTTAAATGAAAAAGGGTTAAGCCATCATTGCGTTCTAATCAGAGATATTGTAAAAGACAGAAGGTTTGTGGTCGATTCTGTAAGGGAAAGAGTTGATAATTATCCGCATAAAGTTTATTCTAATTTTCAATCTCAATCTGAGCTAGTTAAATTAATTGAAAAAGCAAAGTCAAAAATAGCTCTAATAAATTCCCAACATAAATTTCTTGACGGCAAAATATTGGGAAATAATAACTGGACTCATGTTGTTGGTGAGCTCATTAAATCAATAAAACAATCCTCGGATTATCAAGAAATAAAATTTGACTTGAATGACTTCAACTACACAGTCGAAGAACTAGATAGTTTAAGTGATTTAATTGAAAAAGGTGAAGGATTATATAATAGGTATAAATCAATTACTACTCATTCATTTTTAAATCCCAATAAATTAATTGGTGATAATCCTTATGTAATCGAACAAAAAATTAATGAGGATTTTCAATTTTATAGTGATTCAATAAATGCAATAATTGCAAACATAGAAATAGTTAAGTCAGAATTTTTTAGGTTGAGAAGAAATGATTTGAAGCAACAGTTAGATGATATTCTGTCTTTTGAAAAAGAATTCAATCAAATTGAACTTGAATTAAATTCAATTATAGAAGAGAATTTTCTTGTTTTCACTGAATCTCGAAGAACTGAATTTGAAAAAGAATTGTCTGAAATTGAGAGTAGATTAAAGACCATCAATACAATTTTTTCAGAATACACAAACTTAAATGATATTTTAGACGAGGAAAAAACAAGTAAACTTTCTTTTAAAATATTCTCAGTATTCTCATCGCACAAAAGAAAATTAATAGCGAATCAATCTGAATTAAAGAAAGAATTTTCGAGATTGAAAATACAATTGTTAAAATCGAAGGACTTTAAAATTGGGAACTTAACAAATAGTCTAATCGAAAACTATAAGATTAAAGATGATTTCGAAATTAGTATCCTTCAGACAAAGCAAGGCTTCATTGAAAATATACAAAATGAATTTGATAGCTTTTGTTTTTCCAAAGTTTACAATGAATCATGTATAAATTACCTAGACAACATTTCACTTGAAGTAAATCAAAATTTGAGCTTGTCAATTAGTTCAAAACAAACTTTAATCAATCTAGTTTCTGAACTTAAGAAGTTCATAGATTTAAAATTATCGACCTTTAAAATTTTGTCGGATAAACTTAATGAATGTCCAGATTTACCTTTCAATTTTAAAGTTCATGATGAATTGTTCAAGAACGTTAATTCCTACAATAACATCTTTAATGAACTTGAAAGTAATTCCGATGAGTTTGTAAATAAGTTGCGTAATGAGTATGAAAGTAAAAATTTATTAGTGTCTGAACAAGGAGATACTCGAATTAAAACACTTAACAAACTTCAATTTGAAATTGCTTCATTAAACGATAAAATAAATTCAGATGGATGGGCAAAATCAAAATTGAAATACAAATCACATAAAGACTTTGTTTCAGCAATTAACGAACTTTTAGTTTTAAAACAGAGTTATTTCGACAGTGAGATTGATAATTTCAGTGTTGAATTTGATTGGTTTAGGTTTTATAATTTACTAGAAGATAAAGCAAAGAAAATAATTGATAAGCTCTTAGATAATAGTAATTGGAAAAATAGCTTTATTTCTAATTATTTAAATGGTTTATTAATAAAAAATGCAAATGTTAATTTGCCTACAAGTGATGATGACCATAAAGAACTTGAAGTAATTCTTGATGGAATTAAAAATGAACAATTAAAATTTGTAAATCATTTTTGGTATGATAAACAAATTGAAGAAACAAGGAGTTTTGAAAGAAAAAATAATGGTTCTATTTCGGTAGGAAATCTTTATTTGAAAAAGCAAGGTACAAGAAATAGACGTTTATCGTTAAGACAGATTGTCCAATATGACCCAAATTTGTTTACTTCATTTTTCCCAATAATTCTTACTTCACCAGACGTTGCTTCTAACCTGTTTAAAGGAATGAATGAATTTTTTGACATAGTAATGTTTGATGAAGCGAGTCAATTAAGATTAGAAGACAATTTACCAGCAATATTAAAAGGTAAGCAAATCATAATTGCTGGAGACGAGCATCAGATGCCTCCGTCTAATTATTTCAGTAAAGTTTTCGATGGAATTATTGACGATGAAGATGAGTTAGATGAAGAAAATAATTTAGTGATTGATAAAAATAACATCCTACTTTCCTGTGAATCATTGTTAGATTTCGCAACTGAGTTAAATTTTGAAAAAAGGCATCTAGATTTTCACTATCGTTCAAGACATCCGTTTTTAATTGATTTTTCAAATCATGCTTTTTACAATAAAAGACTAAAGCCATTACCAAACAATTTTGAATATGTTCCGATAAAATATATTCAAGTAAATGGAACTTTCTTTGACCATACAAACGATTCGGAAGCCGAAATGGTTATTTCAATTCTGGATAATAATATAAATCGACTTCCTAACGGAAAATATCCTACAGTAGGTATTGCAACTTTAAATATTGCACAAAGAAATTTAATAAAGAGCAAAATTCTAGAGAGACAAAAATTTTCTAAATATGAAGAATTCAATAATAAAATTATTGAACTGGAAGAACAAGGATTATTCATTAAAAACTTAGAAAATATTCAAGGTGACGAACGTGATGTAATCATATTGTCAACAACATATGGTATTTCCAAAGATGGCAAGTTTTCTCAAAGATTTGGTCCGATTAATCACACTAAAGGGTATAAATTATTAAATGTAATTATTACCAGAGCAAAATTTAAAATTTATGTATGTACTTCAATTCCAGAACAAGTTTTCATGGATTACAAAAGTTATTTACTTGCTGAAGGAGAAAACAATAAAAGAGCTGTATTCTACTCATATTTAGCTTATTCAAAGTTTATTAGTGAGGGTAATATTGAAGGAAGAAATCAAGTACTCCAATCACTAACAGATAACACTCCAAATAGCAGTAAATTAGATATGTTTATTGGTGAAGATTTAGAATCACCATTTGAAGAAGAGGTATACCAAGCATTGGTTGATAATTTCGATTCTGCTAGTATTATTCCACAAATGAAAGTTGGAGGTTTTAGAATCGACATTGTTATTGACACAAAACTAACAAATGTTCCTAAGATTGCTATTGAATGTGATGGAGCAAATTATCACTCTAGTAAGGAGGCATATCTCTATGATATTCACAGACAAAAAATTATTGAAAAGCAAGGATTTGTTTTCCATAGGATATGGAGTACTAATTGGTGGAGAAATCAAAAACGAGAAACAAATAAACTTATTGATTTTATAAAAGAAGTTATTTCAAAAGGTAATGATATAGAAACTGACCAAATAAATTTAACATCAAATGCTTTTACTGACGAAATAGTTCAAGTAGAAACAATCTTATCAAAATCAATTGAAAAATCAATTGAATCGAATCAATACATTATTGATTCGTTTGTGGATAATATTGATGAGATAGAAGTTGTTTCTGAAAACAATAAAATTAAAGTTGGGAGTATAGTAAAACTTAACTATATAAATCAAAACAAAACAATTACAATTAATATTTCTGAAAACGAATCAAAAAAGAATGAGGTTATAAATGGTATTCAAAATGTTTTCTTTAAATCTCCACTCGCTGTTTCCTTGATAAATAAATTGGAAGGTGAAATCGTAAAAGTTGGAAACTTGGATAATTATGTTGAAATCATTGAGGTAATCAAAAATTAA
- the rhuM gene encoding virulence protein RhuM/Fic/DOC family protein: MSEIIIYSSNENGAQIEVMFNNETIWLSLNQIAELFDRDKSVISRHLKKIFESEELNRLSVVAKNATTANDGKTYEVDYFNLDAIISVGYRVNSIQGTQFRQWATQRLKDYLVQGYALNEKRLKELHYKYSDLQQAIKLAANAGNIESLTSTEAKGILGVIEQYAYALETLDKYDHQKLTIDSDSSETEIQKLSYEDAIHQITIWREYQKAGKLFGNEKDQSFKSSLETIYQTFDGIDLYPSLEEKAANLLYFVVKNNSFSDGNKRIAAGLFIYFLSLNDKLLNEVGTKRIGDNALVAITIMIAESKPEEKEIMIKLVVNLINNKN; the protein is encoded by the coding sequence ATGAGCGAAATCATAATATATTCTTCTAATGAAAACGGAGCTCAAATTGAAGTAATGTTTAATAATGAAACAATATGGTTATCTCTCAATCAGATTGCAGAACTTTTTGATAGAGATAAATCTGTTATTTCGAGACACTTAAAAAAAATTTTCGAAAGTGAAGAACTAAATAGGCTTTCAGTTGTTGCAAAAAATGCAACAACTGCTAATGATGGAAAAACATATGAAGTTGACTATTTTAACCTTGACGCCATAATTTCAGTGGGTTATAGAGTAAATTCTATACAAGGAACCCAATTCCGTCAATGGGCAACCCAGCGTTTAAAAGACTATTTAGTTCAAGGCTATGCACTAAACGAAAAACGATTAAAAGAACTCCATTACAAGTATTCCGATTTGCAACAGGCCATCAAACTAGCGGCTAATGCAGGGAATATAGAAAGTTTAACTTCAACCGAAGCCAAAGGAATCTTAGGTGTAATCGAGCAATATGCGTATGCATTGGAAACCTTAGACAAATACGACCATCAAAAACTTACCATTGATAGCGATTCTTCAGAAACTGAGATTCAAAAACTCAGCTATGAAGATGCTATTCATCAAATAACTATTTGGCGTGAGTATCAAAAAGCAGGCAAATTGTTTGGGAATGAAAAAGACCAATCTTTCAAAAGTTCTTTGGAAACCATTTATCAAACATTTGATGGGATTGATTTATATCCTTCTTTGGAAGAAAAAGCAGCCAATTTATTGTACTTCGTGGTAAAAAACAATTCTTTTTCTGATGGAAACAAACGTATTGCGGCTGGGTTATTTATCTATTTCTTAAGCTTAAATGATAAATTGCTAAATGAAGTGGGAACAAAACGAATTGGTGATAATGCCTTAGTAGCCATAACCATTATGATAGCCGAAAGCAAACCTGAGGAAAAAGAAATAATGATTAAACTAGTAGTGAATCTAATTAACAACAAAAATTAA
- the rhuM gene encoding RhuM family protein, producing MMKHQVEIYKSVNNAIELQVSFDNDTVWLTQEQLVLLFQRDQSVISRHIRNVFNENELDEKSNMQKMHIANSDKPVSYYNLDVIISVGYRVKSKQGTQFLQCATIQKNNI from the coding sequence ATGATGAAGCATCAAGTAGAAATATACAAGTCGGTAAATAATGCTATTGAACTTCAAGTAAGTTTTGATAACGATACCGTTTGGTTAACTCAAGAACAATTAGTGCTTTTATTTCAAAGAGATCAATCCGTTATTTCTAGACACATTAGAAATGTTTTTAATGAAAATGAGTTAGATGAAAAAAGCAATATGCAAAAAATGCATATTGCAAATTCTGATAAACCTGTATCGTATTATAACCTCGATGTAATCATTTCTGTAGGCTACCGAGTTAAATCAAAGCAAGGAACCCAATTCCTTCAATGTGCAACAATACAGAAAAATAATATTTAA